Proteins from one Hydrogenophaga sp. SL48 genomic window:
- a CDS encoding SCO family protein — translation MFPQSRALQAPACRDRRAFSAWLGAFALVGGLSACDRLSGASTPGAFKGIDITGAPYARGFTLTDFNGQARSLADYRGKVVMLYFGFVQCPDVCPTALTRAAAVLQQMGAQASQVQLLFVTVDPERDTPALLRDYMAAFDPSFVALTGSAEQIKATADGFRVFYKKVPTGSSYTMDHTALTYLFDREGRIRVALRHEQTADDYAADVKRLLQEQPA, via the coding sequence ATGTTCCCTCAATCCCGTGCTTTGCAGGCGCCTGCCTGCCGTGATCGACGCGCGTTCAGCGCCTGGCTGGGGGCGTTCGCCCTCGTCGGGGGCCTGAGTGCCTGTGACCGCCTGTCTGGTGCCAGCACGCCAGGGGCGTTCAAAGGCATCGACATCACCGGCGCTCCCTATGCGCGCGGGTTCACGCTGACCGACTTCAACGGTCAGGCGCGCAGCCTGGCCGACTACCGCGGCAAAGTGGTCATGCTCTATTTCGGTTTCGTGCAGTGCCCTGATGTCTGCCCCACGGCGTTGACGCGCGCGGCGGCGGTGCTGCAACAGATGGGCGCCCAAGCAAGCCAGGTGCAGCTGCTGTTCGTCACGGTGGACCCCGAGCGCGACACGCCCGCGCTGCTGCGCGACTACATGGCGGCGTTCGATCCCTCGTTCGTCGCGCTGACCGGCAGCGCGGAACAGATCAAGGCCACCGCCGACGGGTTTCGCGTCTTCTACAAAAAGGTGCCGACCGGCAGCAGCTACACCATGGACCACACGGCCCTGACCTACCTGTTCGACCGCGAGGGCCGCATCCGCGTCGCCCTGCGCCACGAGCAGACCGCTGACGACTACGCCGCCGACGTGAAACGCCTGCTCCAGGAACAGCCGGCCTGA
- a CDS encoding DUF2946 domain-containing protein, with amino-acid sequence MPLSRVHRRFTAWLAMLAMVLGALAPTVAQAMVVSSDRSDWVEVCSVSGMIWVQADTGATPSDSPSAPMADASMHCPWCTLHGGAADLPPVAVLAEPLPRQTEPPPAFFHAVTLTGTWAVAHARAPPLAI; translated from the coding sequence ATGCCGTTGTCCCGCGTCCACCGCCGTTTCACCGCCTGGCTGGCCATGCTCGCCATGGTGCTGGGCGCGCTGGCGCCCACGGTGGCGCAGGCCATGGTGGTCTCGTCGGACCGCTCCGACTGGGTCGAGGTCTGCAGTGTCTCGGGGATGATCTGGGTCCAGGCCGACACCGGCGCCACGCCGTCGGACAGCCCATCGGCGCCAATGGCCGACGCCAGCATGCACTGCCCCTGGTGCACCCTGCACGGCGGTGCCGCCGATCTGCCTCCCGTGGCGGTCCTGGCCGAGCCGCTGCCGCGCCAGACCGAGCCGCCCCCCGCCTTTTTCCACGCTGTCACGCTCACGGGCACCTGGGCCGTCGCCCACGCCCGCGCTCCGCCGCTCGCCATCTGA
- a CDS encoding glutathione S-transferase family protein has translation MLKLCGFSASNYYNKVKLALLEKGLPFEEELAWIGETDAEASPLGKVPYLKTDEGALSESTVILEYLEAKYPQHPLLPADPFAAAKVRELVRYTELHMELVARNLYPEAFFGGKISDAAKEKTGLQLEKSVAAFAKLAKFSPFIAGDSFTLADVAAAVHLPLVSSASKLIYGHDCMASLPVRDYLKRIGERPTVQRINADRKTNTEQMLARMKK, from the coding sequence ATGCTCAAGCTCTGCGGCTTTTCCGCCAGCAACTACTACAACAAGGTCAAGCTCGCCCTGCTCGAAAAGGGCTTGCCCTTCGAAGAAGAACTGGCCTGGATCGGCGAGACCGACGCCGAAGCCAGTCCGCTGGGCAAGGTGCCCTACCTCAAGACGGACGAGGGCGCGCTCAGCGAGTCCACCGTCATCCTCGAGTACCTGGAAGCGAAGTACCCGCAACACCCGCTGCTGCCGGCCGACCCGTTCGCGGCGGCCAAGGTGCGTGAGCTGGTGCGTTACACCGAGCTGCACATGGAGCTGGTGGCACGCAACCTCTACCCCGAGGCCTTTTTCGGCGGCAAGATCAGCGACGCCGCCAAGGAAAAAACCGGGCTGCAGCTGGAGAAGAGCGTGGCCGCGTTCGCGAAGCTGGCGAAGTTTTCGCCCTTCATCGCCGGCGACAGCTTCACCCTGGCCGACGTGGCCGCTGCGGTGCACCTGCCGCTGGTGAGCAGCGCCAGCAAACTGATCTACGGTCACGACTGCATGGCCAGCCTGCCGGTGCGCGACTACCTCAAGCGCATCGGCGAGCGGCCCACCGTGCAGCGGATCAACGCCGACCGCAAGACCAACACCGAACAGATGCTGGCACGGATGAAGAAGTGA
- a CDS encoding lysophospholipid acyltransferase family protein: MSIGRSRAGALWRLVRATGHVLHGLWVIRSEFGRLTPAQTQFMVREWTRQMLGILGVELVVQGTPPTHGPLLQVANHISWLDILVMNAAQPSRFVSKADVRHWPVIRGLADAAGTLYIERESRRDAMRVVHQVAERLRTPDVISVFPEGTTGDGQTLLTFHANLLQAAIAAGAPALPVALRYADRDSGQRCDAPLYIGDTTLMQSLWATLRADGVQAVVRYGEPQRDQGRDRRTWAQDLRTEVARLLQPDPTD, from the coding sequence GTGAGCATCGGTCGGTCGCGGGCGGGTGCCCTGTGGCGGCTGGTGCGCGCCACCGGGCATGTGCTGCACGGCCTGTGGGTCATCCGCAGCGAGTTCGGCCGGCTCACGCCCGCCCAGACCCAGTTCATGGTGAGGGAGTGGACGCGCCAGATGCTGGGCATCCTCGGTGTGGAGCTGGTGGTGCAGGGTACCCCGCCAACCCATGGCCCCTTGCTGCAGGTGGCCAACCACATCTCCTGGCTCGACATCCTGGTCATGAACGCCGCGCAGCCGTCGCGCTTCGTCTCCAAGGCCGACGTCCGGCACTGGCCGGTGATCCGCGGGCTGGCCGATGCCGCAGGCACCCTGTACATCGAGCGCGAGTCCCGGCGCGACGCCATGCGGGTGGTGCACCAGGTGGCCGAGCGCCTGCGCACGCCGGACGTGATTTCGGTGTTTCCCGAAGGCACCACGGGCGACGGCCAGACCCTGCTGACCTTCCACGCCAACCTGCTGCAGGCCGCCATTGCCGCGGGTGCGCCGGCCTTGCCGGTGGCGTTGCGCTACGCCGACCGCGACAGCGGCCAGCGCTGCGATGCGCCGCTGTACATCGGCGACACCACGCTCATGCAATCGCTCTGGGCCACGCTGCGGGCGGACGGCGTGCAGGCGGTGGTGCGCTACGGCGAACCCCAGCGCGACCAGGGCCGCGACCGCCGCACCTGGGCGCAGGACCTGCGGACCGAAGTGGCCCGTCTGTTGCAGCCGGACCCTACCGACTGA
- a CDS encoding dihydroorotase — protein MKILIQNGRVMDPASGRDEMADIAIAAGRVIAIGKVAADFHPNRTIDATGCVVAPGLVDLAVRLREPGQEHAGMLESETTAAVAGGVTSLVCPPDTEPVLDEPGLVDMLKFRAEKMHRARVFPLGALTRGLKGEVLTEMAELTESGCIGFGQAEVPIVNAQVLQRALQYAATFGYTVWLRPQDFWLGKGVAASGPLATRMGLAGIPVMAETIALHTLFELLRAVHGKGSEARVHLCRISSAAGLALVRQAKAEGLPVSCDVSVHNLHLTDTDIGYYDSRTRLQPPLRQQRDRDALREGLADGSIDALVSDHNPVDADAKTLPFAEAEPGATAVELLLGLACKWAQQDGLGLMQALTVLTSGPQAVLGHALGTLQHSVGQIAVGGHADLCIFDPDASWRVDPTLLRSQGRHTPFEGHELPVRVRMTLVGGQVAHEAERRQAAA, from the coding sequence ATGAAGATCCTGATTCAGAACGGTCGCGTCATGGACCCGGCCAGCGGCCGCGACGAGATGGCCGACATCGCCATCGCCGCCGGTCGCGTCATCGCCATCGGCAAGGTCGCCGCCGACTTCCATCCCAACCGGACCATCGACGCCACCGGCTGTGTGGTGGCGCCGGGCCTGGTGGACCTTGCGGTGCGGTTGCGTGAACCGGGGCAGGAGCACGCGGGCATGCTGGAGAGCGAAACCACGGCGGCCGTCGCCGGCGGCGTGACCTCGCTGGTCTGCCCGCCCGACACCGAGCCGGTGCTCGACGAGCCCGGTCTGGTGGACATGCTCAAGTTCCGCGCGGAAAAAATGCACCGAGCCCGCGTGTTCCCGCTGGGCGCGCTCACGCGTGGGCTCAAGGGTGAGGTGCTGACCGAGATGGCCGAACTCACCGAGTCCGGCTGCATCGGCTTCGGCCAGGCCGAGGTGCCCATCGTCAACGCCCAGGTGCTGCAGCGCGCGCTGCAGTACGCGGCCACGTTCGGCTACACCGTGTGGCTGCGGCCGCAGGATTTCTGGCTCGGCAAGGGCGTCGCCGCCAGTGGCCCGCTGGCCACCCGCATGGGCCTGGCCGGCATCCCGGTGATGGCCGAAACGATCGCGCTGCACACCCTGTTTGAATTGCTGCGCGCGGTGCACGGCAAGGGCAGTGAAGCGCGCGTGCACCTGTGCCGCATCAGCAGCGCGGCGGGCTTGGCGCTCGTGCGCCAGGCCAAGGCCGAGGGCCTGCCGGTGAGCTGCGACGTGAGCGTGCACAACCTGCACCTGACCGACACGGACATCGGCTATTACGACAGCCGCACCCGCCTGCAGCCGCCGCTGCGCCAGCAGCGCGACCGCGACGCCCTGCGCGAGGGCCTGGCCGACGGCAGCATCGACGCGCTGGTGTCGGACCACAACCCGGTGGACGCCGACGCCAAGACCCTGCCGTTCGCCGAAGCCGAGCCCGGCGCCACAGCCGTGGAGCTGCTGCTCGGCCTGGCCTGCAAATGGGCGCAACAGGACGGCCTGGGTCTGATGCAGGCCCTGACGGTCTTGACCTCAGGACCTCAGGCGGTACTGGGGCATGCGCTGGGCACGCTGCAGCACAGCGTGGGCCAGATTGCCGTGGGTGGGCACGCCGACCTGTGCATCTTCGATCCCGACGCGAGCTGGCGCGTGGACCCGACCTTGCTGCGCAGCCAGGGCCGCCACACGCCGTTTGAGGGCCACGAGCTGCCCGTTCGGGTGCGCATGACGCTGGTGGGTGGCCAGGTGGCGCACGAGGCGGAACGCCGACAGGCTGCGGCGTGA
- a CDS encoding aspartate carbamoyltransferase catalytic subunit: MSDVARNPQLNKNGELIHLLSTEGLSRDILTQILDTAANFVSVSDREVKKVPLLRGKSVFNLFFENSTRTRTTFDIAATRLSADVYTLDIARSSTAKGESLLDTIANLSAMAADIFVVRHSESGAPYLISQHVAPHVHVVNAGDGRHAHPTQGLLDMYTIRHYKKDFTQLSVAIVGDVLHSRVARSDIHALTTLGCPDVRVVGPRTLVPGDLSHMGVRVCHTLEEGIKDCDVVITLRLQNERMSGALLPSSQEYFKSFGLTPERLRWAKPDAIVMHPGPINRGVEIDSAVVDGPQSVILPQVTFGIAVRMAVMGIVAGNEA; this comes from the coding sequence ATGTCTGACGTGGCTCGCAATCCCCAGCTGAACAAGAACGGCGAACTGATCCACCTGCTGTCCACCGAAGGCCTGTCGCGCGACATCCTCACCCAGATCCTGGACACCGCCGCCAACTTCGTGAGCGTGAGCGATCGCGAGGTCAAGAAGGTGCCGCTGCTGCGCGGCAAAAGCGTGTTCAACCTGTTCTTCGAGAACAGCACCCGCACCCGCACCACCTTCGACATCGCGGCCACGCGCCTCTCGGCCGACGTCTACACGCTGGACATCGCGCGCAGCTCCACCGCCAAGGGTGAGTCGCTGCTCGACACCATCGCCAACCTCTCCGCGATGGCGGCCGACATCTTCGTGGTGCGGCACAGCGAATCGGGCGCGCCGTACCTGATCTCGCAGCACGTGGCGCCGCACGTGCACGTGGTGAACGCCGGTGACGGCCGCCACGCGCACCCCACGCAGGGCCTGCTGGACATGTACACCATCCGGCACTACAAGAAAGATTTCACGCAGCTCTCGGTGGCCATCGTCGGCGACGTGCTGCATTCGCGCGTGGCGCGTTCCGACATCCACGCGCTGACCACGCTGGGCTGCCCCGACGTGCGCGTGGTCGGCCCGCGTACCCTGGTGCCCGGCGACCTGTCGCACATGGGTGTGCGCGTCTGCCACACGCTGGAAGAGGGCATCAAGGACTGCGACGTGGTGATCACGCTGCGCCTGCAGAACGAACGCATGAGCGGCGCGCTGCTGCCATCGAGCCAGGAGTATTTCAAGAGCTTCGGCCTCACGCCCGAGCGCCTGCGCTGGGCCAAGCCCGACGCCATCGTGATGCATCCGGGCCCGATCAACCGCGGGGTCGAGATCGACTCCGCCGTGGTCGATGGCCCGCAGAGCGTGATCCTGCCGCAGGTCACTTTCGGCATCGCCGTGCGCATGGCGGTGATGGGCATCGTTGCAGGAAATGAAGCATGA
- the pyrR gene encoding bifunctional pyr operon transcriptional regulator/uracil phosphoribosyltransferase PyrR, producing MTQTIQLDAELLYADLLRGVKALIAATSQPVVLAGITSGGAWLAERLQRDLGLPGDAGVISSSMHRDDFAQRGLAMSAQTVLPFDVNGAHVVLIDDVLYTGRTLRAVINELFDYGRPASVQLAVLVDRGGRELPIQANVCAATLSLPVSQLLELARDDNGRFRFVLENKDV from the coding sequence ATGACCCAAACCATCCAGCTCGATGCCGAGCTGCTTTACGCCGATCTGCTGCGGGGCGTGAAAGCGTTGATCGCCGCGACGTCCCAGCCTGTGGTGCTCGCGGGCATCACCTCCGGCGGCGCCTGGCTGGCCGAGCGTCTGCAGCGGGATCTGGGCTTGCCCGGCGATGCGGGGGTCATCTCCTCGTCGATGCACCGCGACGATTTCGCGCAGCGCGGCCTGGCCATGTCGGCGCAGACCGTCCTGCCCTTCGACGTGAACGGCGCCCATGTGGTCCTGATCGACGACGTGCTCTACACCGGTCGCACGCTGCGCGCCGTGATCAACGAGCTGTTTGACTATGGCCGCCCGGCCAGTGTGCAGCTCGCGGTGCTGGTGGACCGGGGCGGGCGCGAGTTGCCGATCCAGGCCAACGTCTGTGCGGCCACACTGAGCCTGCCGGTCAGCCAGTTGCTCGAACTGGCTCGCGACGACAACGGGCGTTTCCGCTTCGTGCTTGAGAACAAGGATGTCTGA
- the ruvX gene encoding Holliday junction resolvase RuvX, producing MVSVPVTPEVPAQCQMFMAFDFGLKRTGVASGNRITRTATPQATIAAEGDARFIQIAARLKEWQPDALVVGVPFHPDGASHENTARARKFARQLRGRHGLPVFEVDERYSTTEAHSLGAKDADAASACIILEQFLRSLP from the coding sequence ATGGTTTCTGTTCCCGTCACGCCCGAAGTCCCGGCCCAGTGCCAGATGTTCATGGCCTTTGACTTTGGCCTGAAGCGCACCGGTGTCGCCAGTGGCAACCGGATCACCCGCACCGCCACACCGCAGGCCACCATCGCCGCCGAGGGCGACGCCCGATTCATCCAGATCGCGGCGCGCCTGAAAGAGTGGCAGCCCGACGCGCTGGTCGTGGGTGTGCCCTTTCATCCCGACGGCGCCTCCCACGAGAACACCGCGCGAGCACGGAAGTTCGCGCGCCAGCTGCGTGGCCGCCACGGCTTGCCGGTGTTCGAAGTGGACGAGCGTTACAGCACCACCGAAGCCCACAGCCTGGGCGCCAAGGACGCCGACGCGGCCAGCGCCTGCATCATCCTGGAACAGTTTCTGAGGAGCCTGCCATGA
- a CDS encoding YqgE/AlgH family protein, whose product MSADSAPINLTNHFLIAMPGLSDELFGRSVVFMCEHSERGALGLVINKPSDILLPRLFEKVDLPLGREDLANQPVFQGGPVQTERGFVLHDAIDAGEGETVYASTLSIPGGLEMTTSRDVLEAMSSGAGPRRVFVTLGYASWGQGQLESEITENSWLTVEADPSVIFDAPVEQRYERAMALLGLQPWMLSPDAGHA is encoded by the coding sequence ATGTCCGCCGATTCTGCCCCGATCAATCTCACCAATCATTTCCTGATTGCAATGCCCGGGCTCAGCGACGAGCTGTTCGGCCGCAGTGTCGTCTTCATGTGCGAACACAGCGAGCGCGGTGCGCTGGGTCTGGTGATCAACAAACCCAGCGACATCCTGCTGCCCCGCCTGTTTGAAAAGGTTGACCTCCCGCTCGGACGCGAAGACCTGGCGAACCAGCCGGTGTTCCAGGGCGGCCCGGTGCAGACCGAGCGCGGCTTCGTGCTGCACGATGCGATCGACGCCGGGGAAGGGGAAACGGTTTACGCCTCGACGCTTTCCATTCCCGGCGGCCTGGAAATGACCACCTCGCGCGACGTGCTCGAAGCCATGTCATCGGGTGCCGGCCCGCGCCGCGTGTTCGTGACCCTGGGCTACGCGTCCTGGGGGCAGGGGCAACTGGAGTCGGAGATCACCGAAAACAGCTGGCTCACGGTCGAGGCCGATCCGAGCGTGATTTTTGATGCGCCGGTCGAGCAGCGCTACGAACGCGCGATGGCCTTGCTGGGATTGCAGCCCTGGATGCTGTCGCCCGACGCGGGCCACGCATGA